The Sphingomonas aliaeris genome segment CCGGTAGCGTTCGAAAACACCGCGCCGAAGGAAGGGAACAGATTGTTGCTACGCAGCGAACCGAGGGCCCTGTCCGCGCTGTTTGCCGACCCGAAACTGTAAACGTCGCCCGTGTTGCTGGTGCCCGTGCCAACGGAATACGTTGAATTCTGGTTCGGGCCGGTTTCCGAAACTCTCCAGCCCCGCGGCAGGCCGCTGCTTGCAACACCGGATGACAGCGAGTCGAAATTCTGCGTGTAGGTGGTGCCGCCGAGCGCGATCGAACCCGAGCCATAATTGTCGGCAAATGCCGGGGCAGCAGCGAAAACCATTGCAGCCGCCGTGACGCCGCGAGCGGCGATCGAGAGATATGTCATAGGACCCCTTTACCTTATCGGACGGCACGTTTCTCCGTGCCCGCAAAGGTCGCTAAGCATCTAATGCGTAAGTATTATGACCTTTTTAAGCTTTGCGATCAGGGCCTCGCAGCGCGGAGAAAGTCCGGCCGAGGACGAGGATGGCGCGGACATGGCGTCGAGCGATTTCCAGAGCATCAGGGCCGTAGCCGCCGCCTACGGTGCTCGCCAGCGGCAGGCCGCGCGACATCGCCAGCGTGGCGATGAGCGCCTCGCGCCTGTCGAGGCCATGCTGGGTCAGCGATAGACGCCCGAGCCGGTCGCCCCCGAACGGATCCACGCCGGCCTGATAGAGAATGAGATCGGGCGCGAATTCGTCGAGCAGCGGCGCGAGGGTGGCCTGTAGCGTGTCGAGATAGACATCGTCCCCGGTCTCGTCGGGCAACGGCACGTCGAGCGTCGATCGTGCCTTGCGCACTGGAAAGTTCTTGGCGGCATGGATCGAATAGGTAGCGATGCCGGTACGCCCTGCCGTGAGGGCGGCGGTACCGTCCCCCTGATGCACGTCGCAATCGACGATGAGCGTCCGTATTCCCTCTGCTTCAAGTTGGACCGCAGCAATGGCGAGATCGTTGAACACGCAGAAGCCTGCACCGGTATCCGCAAGGGCATGATGACTGCCCCCCGCGCTGTTTGCCGCAAAGCGGTTCGACAGCGCGAGGCGCGCGGCGAGATAAGTGCCGCCCGGGACCATGCGGGCACGACGGGCGACCTCAGCCGTGACGGGAAATCCCAACCGGCGCTCCTTTTCGCGGGGAACGCGAGCTTCCAGCACTTCCGCGACATAGTCGGGATCGTGCACCGCCTCCAGCCAGGGGAGCGGCACGGGATCGGGCCGATGCCAGTCGATCAGCCCCCCTTCCTCCTGCAAAAGATCGCGGATCAGGCCATTCTTGTTCCACTGATAGGTGCTGCGGGCCGGCGCCGGTGCAACGTAATCCGGGTGGTGGACGAGTGGGATCATCCTGCTAACCTAGGTATCGAGTGACGTCCGCGCCATCGGCGGACGAGTCAAACGGGATTGAGGATAGACATGACCGAGCCGTTCGTCCGCGCCGATACCAAAGCCTTCCTGACGTTTCTTAACAACGTTCCGGGTCCGAAGATGCATGAGTTGGATGCCCCGGCAGCGCGCGCGCAATATATCGCGATGAAGGATCTGGGAGATCCGCCGGTCGGCGAACTCGGCGCGCGGCTTTCGCTGACGATACCGGGGCCGGGCGGGGATATCCCGGCGACCTTGTTCGACCCGCGCACCAACCGCCAGCCGGGGCCGGCCATCGCCTTCTTCCACGGCGGCGGTTTCGTGATCGGCAATGTCGAGACGCATGCCAGCTTCTGTGCCGAGGTAGCGCGCGTCATGGATATGCCTGTAATCTCGGTCGATTATCGGCTGGCACCGGAAGCACCGTGGCCTGCGGCACCGGACGATTGCGAAGCGGCGGCACGGTGGATCGCGACCAGCCCGGCGGACCTCGGCCGTGCGGTGACCAGCCTGATCGTGTGCGGCGACAGTGCCGGCGGCAATCTGGCGATCGTTACCGCGATGGCGCTGCGCGACGACCCCGCGCAGGTGCCGGTGATCGCGCAACTGCCTTTCTATCCCGCCACCGACGTGACGCAGGAATATCCGTCATACAGCGAATTCGCCGAGGGGTATCTGCTCACCCGACCGGGGATGGAATGGTTCAACGCGGCGTATGCAGCGGAGGCCGAGCATATCCGCGCGTCTCCGCTGAAAGGTAATCTGAGCGGCCTGCCGCCCGCCGTGGTGGTCACGTCCAGCCTGGATCCGATTCGCGATCAGGGACGCGCTTATGCCGCAGCGCTGGCCGAGGCGGGTGTGCCGGTCGTTTTCCGTGAGGCGAAGGGGAACATCCACGGCTTCATCACGCTGCGCCAGGCGATACCGTCTTCGGTGGGCGACGTGGCGGGCGCGCTCGCCGCGCTGAAGGCGGTGGTCGCGGAGGCCGAGGGCAACCGGGTGATGGTACAGGCGGCTGCGGCCTGATGGCCGGGGCCGCGGTGGCGATACCGTGGAAGATGGAATGACGTCATGACCGATCCCGATACCCTGCCTTACCGGCCGTGCGCCGGCATCATGTTAATCAACCGCGAAGGACAGGCGTTCGTCGGGCAGCGGCTGGATGCGACGATGGAGGCGTGGCAGATGCCGCAGGGCGGGATCGATCCGGGGGAGGATGCGGAAACGGCCGCCATTCGCGAACTGGGCGAGGAAACGGGTATCGCCCCTGACAAAGTCGAACTGATCGCCGCTGCGCCGAGCGAGCTGAGATACGACCTTCCGCCGGAACTGGTCGGAAAGGTGTGGAAGGGCAAATATCGCGGCCAGACGCAGAAATGGTTTCTCTACCGTTTCCTGGGCGACGATTACGACATCGACATTGCGACGGCGCATCCGGAGTTCAGCACATGGCGCTGGATCGACCCCGCGACGCTGCCGGATGTGATCGTGCCGTTCAAACGGCATTTGTACGAACAGGTGCTGGAAGCGTTCGCGGATCACTTGCCGAACGGTGAGGCGAGAGGTTCGAGCGACGCGTCGTGACTCGTCCGGTTCCGTTGCCGTCGTTATGACGCTATCGAAATAGTTATGCGCAAGCCCCGCTTCCTGCTCGCTTTTCTGATCGCGCCATGCCTGATCGGCAATGCCGAGGAAACCGAAATCCCGTCGCCGATCCGGGCGATGCTGGACGCCGCGATCGCGAGCGGAAACCCGTCCGAAGTGGCGATCGTCGAGAAATATGCGCGCGGTGCGGTTCCCGAGAGCGCCAAGGCGATCAGTGCGGTTGCAGATACGTGGCGGCATGATCGCGAGGCGGCACGCACAGCGCAGATTCGTGCCGCCGGTCCGTTCGATCTGTGGAAGGGGAACGCCCAGATCGGCGGGTATCTGACCACCGGCAATACCGAGAATATCGGTGTGACCGGCGCGCTGGATCTGACTCGCGAAAGCCTGTTCTGGCGGCACAAGCTTCGCGTTTCGGCGGATTATCAGGAGAGCTTGGGCTTGGTCAGCCGCGAGCGGTATCAGGCGTCGTACGAGCCGAACTTCAAATTTTCGCCGCGCGGCTACGTCTACGGCGCGGCACAATATGAGAGCGACCGGTTCCTTGGCTATGACGACCGCATCTCGGCATCCGTCGGTGCCGGCTATACGGCGATCAAGGCGCCAAGCGCGACGCTGAACCTGGAACTCGGCCCGGCATTCCGCCACACGTCCTTTACCGACGCGACCCACGAGCGCAGCCTTGCCGCACGCGGTTCGCTGGATTTCGACTGGAAGTTGTCGAATGCGGTGTCGCTGACGCAGAACGCCTCCGCCTATGTCCAGCATTACAACAGCACGGTGACGGGCACGACCGCGCTGAACGCGAAGCTGATCGGCCCGCTGGCGGCGAAGCTGTCGTATAGCGTGCAATATGAAAGCATGCCGCCAATCGGACGGGTGGGGACGGATACGACCAGCCGGGCGTCGCTGGTGTACAGCTTCTAGGGCTTCGACGCCTTTACCAGCGCATGCATTTTGCAGGGGGTGGAGCCGCCGCCCCGGAGCGGCTAGGCTTGCGGGAATGGACCAGCTTTCCCCCGCCGAACTGACGCTGATCGAGATGGCGCGCGCGCAGCCGATGCTGGCGCAGGTGGAGCGTTGGTCCACGATCAATTCCGGGACGCGCAATCTGGCCGGGCTGGCGTCGGTAGCGACGGAGTTGGCCGACGCGTTCTCGGTGCTGCCTGGCGAGATCCAACTGATCGCGCCCGAGCCTGCGGAGAGCGTGGGGACGGACGGAATAGTCTCGGCGATCGAGCATGGCCGGCACCTGCACCTGAGCGTCCGTCCGGATGCGGCGGTGCGGATGCTGTTCACCGGGCATATGGACACCGTTTACCCGGTCGATCACTCGTTCCAGGCGCTGACGATGCGCGACGACGGCACGTTGAACGGGCCGGGCGTGGCGGACATGAAGGGCGGTCTCGCGCTAATGCTGGGCGCGTTGACCGCGATCGAGGCGTCGCCCTTCGGCCCGCGGATCGGGTATGACGTGGTGATCAATTCCGATGAGGAAACTGGCTCCTTCTCGTCGGCCGCGCTGATCGCGGACATGGCGCTGGGTAAGGTCGCCGCCCTGACCTACGAACCGGCATTGCCGGACGGTACGCTGGCCGGCGCTCGCGGGGGGACCGGCAACTTCTCGATCGTCGTACGGGGGCTGAGCGCGCATGCGGGGCGCAATCCGGACGATGGGCGTAACGCAATTCTCGCCGCCGCAGATATCGCGCTGCGGCTGGCGGAGGCGCGCGGGCCGAGGCTGGCGGTCAATCCCGCACGGATCGATGGCGGAGGGCCGAACAACGTCGTGCCGGATCTGGCGGTACTGCGCGTCAATTTCCGCCCGGCGACGTTGGACGAGATCAAGCGGGCACAAGCGCAGATCGACAGCGCCGTGGCGATGGTCGCCGCCAAGCACGACGTCAGGATCGAGGTGCATGGCGGCTTCAACCGACCACCCAAGCCGATCGACGCCGGGGCGGAGATGCTGTTCGGACTGGTCAAGTCGAGCGGCGCCGCGCTTGGGCTCGACATCGGCTGGCGGCATAGCGGCGGGGTGTGCGACGGCAACAACATCGCCGCGTGCGGCGTGCCCGTCGTCGATACGATGGGCGCGCGTGGCGGTGCGATCCACTCTCCGGACGAGTTCCTGATCGTCGACAGTCTGCCCGAACGCGCCGCCTTATCCGCACTCACCATCGCGCGGATCGCGCAAGCAGGACGCTTATGACCTTTCGAATTCGCGCCGCGCGGACCAGCGATCTTCAGGCGCTGTACGAAATGGCCAAGCTAACTGGCGGTGGTTTCACGAATTTACCTCCGGATAGGAGCGCGCTTACGGCGAAGCTGGAGCGGAGCCAGGCAGCGTTGGCGAACACGGATCCGGCCGGCGACGAACTGTTCGTGCTGGTGCTCGAGAATGTCGCAACGAAGGAAGTGCGCGGGACGTGCCAGTTGTTCACGCATGTCGGACAGAAATATCCGTTTTACAGCTACCGGCTGGGGAATCTGACACAGCATAGCGCGGCGCTGCACCGGACTTTTCGGGCGGACATGCTCTCGCTCGCCACCGATCTGGAAGGGTCGAGCGAGGTCGGCGGGTTGTTCCTGCATCCGGGCGAGCGCGCCGGGGGTTGGGGCTGCTGCTAGCGCGCAGCCGGTATCTGTTCATCGCACAGCACCGGGCGCGGTTCGCCGACCGGATCCTTGCGGAACTGCGCGGCGTGATCGACGAGGCGGGCGGATCGCCGTTCTGGGACGGGCTGGCCGGACGCTTCTTCGGGATGAATTTCCAGGATGCCGACCAATTCAACGCGGTCCACGGGCACCAGTTCATCGCCGATCTGTTCCCCAAGCACCCGATCTACACCGCGATGTTGAGCGAGACGGCACGGGCGGCGATCGGCCTGCCTCACCCGTCCGGTCGCGCGGCGATGAGAATGCTGGAAAACGAAGGGTTTGCGTTCGAGAATTACATCGACATCTTCGATGGTGGGCCGACGATGACGGCGAAGACCGACCGGGTGCGATCGATCCGCGAGGCGAAGACCGACCGGATCATCGCGGTGGACGAAGACGGCGGCGAGCAGGCTCTGGTCGCGCTTGGGCAACTGGCGGAGTTCCGGTGCGCCTTCGGGTGCGTGCGGCAGGCCGAAGGGGGGATCATCGTGGACAAAGCGTGCGCCGATGCGATCGGTGCGGCGGCCGACGATACCGTCGTGCATGTCGGGCGGCTCTGATGGTGGTCGAGATCAACTTCGACGGGCTGATCGGGCCGAGCCATAACTATGCCGGGCTAAGCCTTGGTAATCTGGCGGCGACGGGAAATGCCGGGCGGGTCTCACGACCGCGGGCAGCGGCGCTGGAGGGGATCGCCAAGATGCGCGCCAATCTGGCGCTGGGGCTGGCGCAGGGCATCCTGCTGCCGCACCGGCGACCGGACCGGCGCTGGCTGGAAAGCCTAGCCACCGATTACGAACGCGCGGCGCCACATCTCCGCGCGCAGGCGCTGTCGGCATCGGCGATGTGGGCGGCGAATGCAGCGACGGTTTCCCCGGCAACGGACAGCGCAGACGGGCGATGCCATTTGAGTGTCGCGAACCTTGTCACGATGCCGCACCGTAGCCACGAATGGCAGGAAACGCTGGCGCAGC includes the following:
- a CDS encoding histone deacetylase family protein translates to MIPLVHHPDYVAPAPARSTYQWNKNGLIRDLLQEEGGLIDWHRPDPVPLPWLEAVHDPDYVAEVLEARVPREKERRLGFPVTAEVARRARMVPGGTYLAARLALSNRFAANSAGGSHHALADTGAGFCVFNDLAIAAVQLEAEGIRTLIVDCDVHQGDGTAALTAGRTGIATYSIHAAKNFPVRKARSTLDVPLPDETGDDVYLDTLQATLAPLLDEFAPDLILYQAGVDPFGGDRLGRLSLTQHGLDRREALIATLAMSRGLPLASTVGGGYGPDALEIARRHVRAILVLGRTFSALRGPDRKA
- a CDS encoding alpha/beta hydrolase, whose protein sequence is MTEPFVRADTKAFLTFLNNVPGPKMHELDAPAARAQYIAMKDLGDPPVGELGARLSLTIPGPGGDIPATLFDPRTNRQPGPAIAFFHGGGFVIGNVETHASFCAEVARVMDMPVISVDYRLAPEAPWPAAPDDCEAAARWIATSPADLGRAVTSLIVCGDSAGGNLAIVTAMALRDDPAQVPVIAQLPFYPATDVTQEYPSYSEFAEGYLLTRPGMEWFNAAYAAEAEHIRASPLKGNLSGLPPAVVVTSSLDPIRDQGRAYAAALAEAGVPVVFREAKGNIHGFITLRQAIPSSVGDVAGALAALKAVVAEAEGNRVMVQAAAA
- a CDS encoding RNA pyrophosphohydrolase, with the protein product MTDPDTLPYRPCAGIMLINREGQAFVGQRLDATMEAWQMPQGGIDPGEDAETAAIRELGEETGIAPDKVELIAAAPSELRYDLPPELVGKVWKGKYRGQTQKWFLYRFLGDDYDIDIATAHPEFSTWRWIDPATLPDVIVPFKRHLYEQVLEAFADHLPNGEARGSSDAS
- a CDS encoding DUF481 domain-containing protein, with the translated sequence MRKPRFLLAFLIAPCLIGNAEETEIPSPIRAMLDAAIASGNPSEVAIVEKYARGAVPESAKAISAVADTWRHDREAARTAQIRAAGPFDLWKGNAQIGGYLTTGNTENIGVTGALDLTRESLFWRHKLRVSADYQESLGLVSRERYQASYEPNFKFSPRGYVYGAAQYESDRFLGYDDRISASVGAGYTAIKAPSATLNLELGPAFRHTSFTDATHERSLAARGSLDFDWKLSNAVSLTQNASAYVQHYNSTVTGTTALNAKLIGPLAAKLSYSVQYESMPPIGRVGTDTTSRASLVYSF
- a CDS encoding hydrolase; protein product: MDQLSPAELTLIEMARAQPMLAQVERWSTINSGTRNLAGLASVATELADAFSVLPGEIQLIAPEPAESVGTDGIVSAIEHGRHLHLSVRPDAAVRMLFTGHMDTVYPVDHSFQALTMRDDGTLNGPGVADMKGGLALMLGALTAIEASPFGPRIGYDVVINSDEETGSFSSAALIADMALGKVAALTYEPALPDGTLAGARGGTGNFSIVVRGLSAHAGRNPDDGRNAILAAADIALRLAEARGPRLAVNPARIDGGGPNNVVPDLAVLRVNFRPATLDEIKRAQAQIDSAVAMVAAKHDVRIEVHGGFNRPPKPIDAGAEMLFGLVKSSGAALGLDIGWRHSGGVCDGNNIAACGVPVVDTMGARGGAIHSPDEFLIVDSLPERAALSALTIARIAQAGRL